The following proteins are encoded in a genomic region of Lytechinus variegatus isolate NC3 chromosome 7, Lvar_3.0, whole genome shotgun sequence:
- the LOC121418350 gene encoding ADP-dependent glucokinase-like gives MARNILTLGGIFSIAVIILAIIYKKRLDNELDSRLQDVLQSLLRAERKASVHPRTRVAVGFSLCSDSFAGGVELFRQLEQEAPEEKRHIDEIRTSQDLAEIFAYFFSTGAAAERYVHNRELFRKIVKLSKQQAGHWSVVGGNAAVIANRLAIEGCDVLLGGRATPSTLQEFHQHVKVVGEPAEEDDVHVILEYKTGEQFGKYISPRANRFIIHSDIHNPYLSGLEEFQEELKYFKPQVVVLGGLQMMDNFPFSEGEREARLEKQRAMILGLPSSTPVHLELASFAEEALLHQLLEYVIPYSDSLGMNEQELPNLYSLLNYGNVSLVSDAYPRVATMLDQIRSVYSILRNQPQREGLRRVTRLHVHTLAFQAILTTEGSAWKNTMSAAAKASLTAHRHVCASSEVDMAKSRLIMDDSFSVSQEDGSRKIPLDVDKPVSCWKEDDYEICVAPVLVCTQVHRTAGGGDNISSAGLSVQI, from the exons ATGGCCCGTAACATCTTGACACTAGGTGGTATTTTTTCAATTGCAGTCATCATCTTGGCTATTATCTACAAGAAGCGTTTGGATAACGAGCTTGATTCGAGATTGCAAGATGTTCTGCAGAGTCTGCTTCGAGCCGAGAGGAAGGCCAGCGTCCATCCCCGTACACGGGTAGCTGTCGGCTTCAGTTTGTGCAGCGACAGCTTCGCCGGCGGCGTAGAATTGTTTCGTCAACTTGAGCAAGAAGCACCGGAAGAAAAGCGACATATTGACGAAATTCGAACTTCTCAAGATTTGGCAGAGATCTTTGCTTATTTCTTTTCTACTGGAGCAGCAGCAGA GAGGTATGTTCATAACCGAGAGTTGTTTCGAAAGATCGTGAAGCTTTCCAAACAGCAAGCTGGACACTGGAGCGTTGTTGGTGGGAACGCCGCGGTCATTGCCAACAGGCTTGCGATAGAAGGCTGTGATGTCCTCCTTGGCGGGAGGGCTACTCCGAGCACGCTCCAAGAGTTTCATCAACATGTCAAAG TGGTTGGTGAGCCTGCAGAAGAAGATGATGTTCATGTTATTCTTGAGTACAAGACAGGGGAGCAATTTGGCAAATATATATCACCAAGGGCGAACAG GTTCATCATTCACAGTGATATACACAATCCATACCTGAGCGGTTTAGAAGAATTTCAAGAAGAGTTGAAATATTTCAAGCCTCAAGTAGTAGTCCTTGGTGGACTCCAGATGATGGACAACTTTCCTTTCTCAGAAg GTGAGAGGGAGGCGAGACTTGAGAAGCAACGAGCCATGATCCTCGGTCTCCCTAGCTCCACCCCAGTTCACCTGGAGCTGGCCTCCTTTGCTGAGGAGGCACTTCTCCATCAACTCCTGGAGTATGTCATTCCTTATTCTGACTCCTTGGGCATGAACGAGCAGGAGCTGCCCAACCTCTACAGTCTCCTCAATTACGGCAACGTCAGTCTGGTCTCAGATGCCTATCCTAGGGTAGCCACAATGCTGGACCAGATCCGGTCCGTCTACAGCATCCTCAGGAATCAACCGCAACGGGAAGGACTGCGGAGGGTCACACGGCTCCACGTCCACACCCTCGCCTTCCAGGCCATCTTGACAACAGAAGGGTCAGCCTGGAAGAACACTATGTCAGCAGCGGCGAAGGCATCGTTGACGGCTCACAGGCACGTGTGCGCCAGCTCCGAGGTCGACATGGCCAAGTCGCGCCTCATCATGGACGACTCCTTTTCCGTTTCTCAAGAGGACGGCAGTCGCAAGATCCCGTTGGATGTTGATAAACCTGTTTCGTGTTGGAAGGAGGATGATTACGAGATTTGCGTTGCTCCTGTGTTGGTGTGCACGCAGGTGCACAGGACAGCCGGGGGTGGGGATAATATATCGTCAGCTGGACTTTCGGTTCAGATATGA